Part of the Labilibaculum antarcticum genome, GGATGCACCTGGTATGTAAATCACAATGTGTTGATGAAATTGAACTTTACAAATGTCGACTTGGATGAAAATGCATTAAATGGGGAGGAGAATTTTAACATGATTCAAACTCGTTTGCAATTTTCTTTTTAAGAAAGACATCAGAATAAAAAGAAAATAAGGATGCTGTCTGTAATGGACAGCATTTTTTGATTCTGTTGAAAGGATTTACCATTCATTTGTTCGATTTTTCTATGTGCCTAAGAGTATTTCTCTGATAGAGGTGAAGCCTTGTTGGTATTGTGTTTTATCAAAACGATCACAAGCGTCAGTGCTGATCGCTTTATGCTTTGTGAATACGATCACAACCGTCAGAGGTGATCGTTTTGTGGTTTGTGCAAATGATTTTTCTGATAGAGGGGAAGGTTTCTCTATTTTTCAGATCACGAAAGTGGCTTGCGATACTTATAATGACTTGATGATTCGTCTTCTTTGTACAAGCAAATCATTTCCGATAGGATTGTGAAATGGTAATCGATATTATCTGTATATATTTGTAGTATGGACAAAGAAAAAGCTGAACAGGAGAAACAGTTTATAAGAAAGATCTTCGTTGAGGAAATAGGTCGTTTACAAAAGGAAGGATTCTATTTCTTCTCATTTATCATGATGGGACAAGCCATTGAGGCTTTAGGTTGCTTCTTGGATAATAAACCATTAAAAGCACGTGCACAATCATCAAAACGATTTTCAAAATCCTTAAATATCTTAATGGGGAACAATTATCGTATCGTAAATAAAGATTTTTGGCTGTACGATAGGTTGAGAAATCAGTTAACTCACTCCTTTGTTCCCAGCAAATCATTACTACTTTGCTCCCGAAAAAATCAACCGGAAGATACAGAACATTTGGATTTCATAGATGAGAGGTTGGTTTTGGTTGCCGAAGATATGTATGAGGATTTAGTGAAAGCTTGCGAAAAACTTTTTGGGATGATTGACAAGGGAAAAGTACCTTTGAAAAATATTGCTGCATCACCGGAAGAATTAGGAATAGTATAAAATCAGGAAAATGATTCAAAAAGTAGTAATGATTGGTGCCGGTAATTTAGCGACTCAGCTATCTCTTGCTCTTCATGAAAATGGAATTGAGATTTTGCAGGTTTACAGCAGAACTGTTGAATCTGCGAAAGCATTGGCTGAGAAATTGAATTGTAAGTATACTATATCCGTAAAGGAAATAGAAAAGAATGCTGATTTGTATGTTTTTGCTTTAAGCGATAAGGCTTTGCAGCCAATTCTTGATGGTTTGCCTGTTCCGATAGGCAAGGTGGTTCATACTGCGGGTAGTATTCCTGTAGATATTTTTGAAAATTACACGAAAATTTATGGCGTTTTTTATCCTTTGCAAACTTTCTCGAAGGAACGTAAGGTCGATTTCTCGGATATTCCAATTTGTATAGAGTCGAATAATATGGAATTTCAAGAAAATCTGATTGCATTGGCAAAACGAATATCAAAAAGTGTTCATTTAATTTCTTCGGATCAGCGAAAGCAATTGCATTTGGCTGCAGTTTTCACCTGTAATTTTACCAATCATATGTATTGCATTGGGCAAAAATTGCTTGAGGAGAAAGATGTTGATTTTGAATTGTTAAAACCTTTAATTCTGGAGACAGCACAAAAAGCTCTGCAATTAAATCCTTTATCGGCTCAAACAGGTCCTGCCGTTCGTTTCGATGAGGAAATAATGAGTTCTCACGAGAAGGCACTAGAAAACACGCCTGATTTTAAAAAATTGTATAGTTTTGTGAGCGAAAGCATTTATAAGATGCACAAAAGTAAATAAGTAAATTTGTTGTATTTCGAAGAAGAAAATGAGAAGTAGAATATAATGTTTTCTCACATCTCATATCTTGTTTCTCAATTCTAAATTATATGGCGTTTTTTAAAGAGGATTTAATGAAAGTTACCGCATTCATTTTCGATGTGGATGGAGTTCTTTCCAATGAGTGTATCGTTATTGATTCATCGGGAGAAATGTTGCGGACAGCAAATACAAAAGATGGTTATGCCATTCAGTATGCTGTTAAAAAGGGCTATCCTATCGCAATAATAACTGGGGGCGTTTCTGATGCAGTAGAAAAGCGTTACCGAGGTCTTGGTGTTACCGATATTTATATGGGATCGAAGAATAAGAGTAAAGATTTTGAAGATTTCATTTCAAAATATGATTTAAATCCTGACCATATCATGTATATGGGCGATGATTTGCCTGATTATGAGGTGATGAAAAGGATAGGGATACCAACCTGTCCGTGCAATGCAGTTGAACAAATAAAGGCTATATCCAACTATATTTCGGATAAAGAGGGTGGTTACGGTTGCGTTCGCGATGTAATTGAACAAGTTCTTAGAGCACATAGCAAATGGCTCGAGGCCGATACGAATATTCAAAGTATATAAAATAAACTTAATCAGTTGAGTCCAATGAATAGTTATCTGAAATTGATCCGATTACCCAATCTGATTATCATTGCATTAACACAGTATGTGATGCGATACTTCATCATTCAGCCCATATTGGGGATAAATAAAATCAAACTTCAATTGTCCGATTTGGATTTTGCAATATTGGTTTTAGCTACCGTTTGTATGGCTGCTGCAGGTTATGTCATTAATGATTATTTTGACACGAAACCAGATCGAATCAATAAAAAGGATGTTATTGTGGGTAGAAAGGTTACGCGAAGAATAGCCTTGTTTCTGCAGCAAATAATTGCTGCAATATCTGTTTTACTTGGAGGGTATGTGTCTTATAAAATTGGTCACTGGCAATTTGTGTTCATCTTTTTTATGGGTGGAGGCTTGCTTTGGTTTTATTCAACGTCCTACAAATATTACTTTTTATTGGGTAGCTTTTTAATCGCTTTTATTGTTGCCGCTATTCCTTTTTTGGTTGTTATTTACGAAATTCCACCGCTTACTATAACTTACTCGGAAATATTAATTGCCTCAAAAACCAATTTTAATTACCTATTGTATTGGGTAGGGGCCTTTTCTTTTTTCTCCTTTGTGGGTGTTCTAATTGCACAATTCATCAGAGATTTACTTTCTATTAAAGGAGATCGTGAAATTAACCGCAGAAGCCTGCCAATTGTAATTGGTTTGCAGTGGTCTAAAGTCGCTATTATACTGCTTATTCTATTTTTAT contains:
- a CDS encoding Rossmann-like and DUF2520 domain-containing protein — its product is MIQKVVMIGAGNLATQLSLALHENGIEILQVYSRTVESAKALAEKLNCKYTISVKEIEKNADLYVFALSDKALQPILDGLPVPIGKVVHTAGSIPVDIFENYTKIYGVFYPLQTFSKERKVDFSDIPICIESNNMEFQENLIALAKRISKSVHLISSDQRKQLHLAAVFTCNFTNHMYCIGQKLLEEKDVDFELLKPLILETAQKALQLNPLSAQTGPAVRFDEEIMSSHEKALENTPDFKKLYSFVSESIYKMHKSK
- a CDS encoding KdsC family phosphatase; amino-acid sequence: MAFFKEDLMKVTAFIFDVDGVLSNECIVIDSSGEMLRTANTKDGYAIQYAVKKGYPIAIITGGVSDAVEKRYRGLGVTDIYMGSKNKSKDFEDFISKYDLNPDHIMYMGDDLPDYEVMKRIGIPTCPCNAVEQIKAISNYISDKEGGYGCVRDVIEQVLRAHSKWLEADTNIQSI
- a CDS encoding UbiA family prenyltransferase, with the translated sequence MNSYLKLIRLPNLIIIALTQYVMRYFIIQPILGINKIKLQLSDLDFAILVLATVCMAAAGYVINDYFDTKPDRINKKDVIVGRKVTRRIALFLQQIIAAISVLLGGYVSYKIGHWQFVFIFFMGGGLLWFYSTSYKYYFLLGSFLIAFIVAAIPFLVVIYEIPPLTITYSEILIASKTNFNYLLYWVGAFSFFSFVGVLIAQFIRDLLSIKGDREINRRSLPIVIGLQWSKVAIILLILFLSVSVFGVWYQFLNAPLDQITPWYFGVLIIFPLFLLAYRVYKFSEGNKFKTGIFLIRFAILAGISYAFVVNYIINRTNF